The sequence CTCCACCTAATTGAATACATCTCTTTCCTTACAAAGATGCCACAATCGAAGTAAGAAGAGAGATTGGGCCAACCATCATCCACTAGGCAAGCTAagcatctctctctctctctctctctctctctctctctctctcttctctatAATAGTACATTACTCCTATTACACTATTGGGTTTGGGGTCAGAAAGTCAAACAATGCaacaaaatagagaaaaaagaggAGTCAAACAATGCAATAaaggagagaaaaaagaggaCATTTCCCCCTCAAAaaacaaatgaataaattcttataCATTGCCTTGCCCTTTGACTGCCCCTTTTCACTTTCACccatcaaatttaaaattaaaaaaaaaaaaaattgcatataGCATGAGTGGAAAAGGGAACAACTTCAAGTGGGCAACCTTGCGAGATCCACCAccatttaactattttttcatatctttatatatatatatatattaaaatgcaCAATTTTAAAAGATGAGTATAAgagcataaaaaaaaattaaaaaaattaaaaacctcCCCACAACTTGCATGATTCAACTCCCCCACCAAATCCACGATATctactcttttctttctttctcccttctttttttttcccatTTCAAGACAAAGTCTTCAAGGgggtttataaaaaaagagaaagaggacAAAAACATAGGAATCCTATATCTTCTTTCTTAGGCAGCCTAATGTAATGTACCCACTAagcccctctctctctcttctgcATTGACTATCTGAGCAACGAGTATCATCATGAACGGATGTGATTAAACTATCCAAgaacttttctcttttcttttcacagCCGTTGGATGAGTTGACTTCACTTCAAGATGATTCAAGAACTCGTACCGCAGTCGCATCAGCGGTGGAGTGTGAATGATTGTGGTCACCTTCGTAAGTTACAATCAGCATCATCGGATCATCCAAAGCTCTCTCCACATGTTTGCGAGCTGGGCATCCTCTCATGCTACTGCACTTATAATATCCCCTGCAAATATAAGATGAAGAACATTAGTAAATCctcttcaaaaaaatttatgattcgAACCCATTTAATAATCACTAGAATTaagaaagataattaaaatagaaaacgTTTAAACAAACCTCGGATGAGGAGAGCCTttgataggcttttggccatATTTTCTCCAGGAAAAATCATCAGGTGGAATATCAGCCATCTTATTACTAATTGCAGGAACCCTGATTACTCTCTTAACTCTCGATTTCCTGTTTGATCATCAATAActataaatttagaataaacCCATCAAAATAGATCAAGAAAAGAGTTTATGATTGTTAAAAAGTCGGATGACAGACCTTTTCTTGGAGCAATGGCAGCGGCTAGAAGAGGAACCGCACTTAAGAGCAGCATCGTCCATGGAATTACACTTTCTTTTGAGAGAAGTAGAGGACAAAGGAGGTTTACCAACAGATGAAGCAGGATTGGCAAATTGAAAGCCAGAGGACATAGAGCGTTGTAAGCTATCAGTTTCCCCAGTTAAAGAAGACATGAATGAAGTGGCAGCAGAGATTGATGGTGAATTAGAGAAATTAATGGAAGGAGCCGCTTCGCTTCTTTCTGAAAACCCATTCTTTGTAACTAAAAGAGGAGCCTTTTGCTGCTGGTGctgatgttgatgatggtgatggtgatgatgatgattgttAGGTAGAGGGGGTAACCGATGAATCGGGGTTGGTTGGTATACTCGAAAAGCAGAAACTTGTTCTGATTGCTGTGAATTAAGAGGTCCAGCAGAGGGCCCTGGATCTTGAACTTGCTGATGCTGTTGTGGTGGTTTTGGATGTTCTTGCTGAGTAGGAGAAGCAGGAGATGAAACAGGCGCTCTGCGAAAGCGGGCATGTCCAGTTCTTGTAGTTCGACCGAGCAAAGAAATGACTTTCTTGAAGTTGTTGACAGCGGCATCTGTAACAGCCATGATATTATCTGTAGATGGAGGATTAGTATCACTAgagtttgaagaagaagagaacgTTTCAGAATAGTATTGTGGTGGCTGTTGAAGTTGATTTTGCTGAAGTAATTTAATAACCTCCTCAACGCTTTGGATCCCAGCAGTGGCTGCTTCTCTCACAGCATTTTCTTGCAATTTAGTTGCAAAACTATCACCAGAATAACCCATCATAAGTTCCACAGCCATCTTTCTAACACCATACAATATGATGTGCAATCCCCACAAcaaatagagagagagaaagagtcatataaatataaagaagaCCGACTGGAGAAGAATAGAATCAAGAGGGCAAAAGAGAGGGAGaacttcaaagaaaagaaaagaagaaaaagcaaaagcgGAATGTGAAAGATgacaattagaaaaaatatagagaGAGATTTGGAGTCAAACTGATGCCCTCTCAATGGCAATGCAATTGCAAGCCCACGGAGTGACTGACCAGTCTGCTTTAGTGTTATTTGTATTCCTTTGCCGTCAAACATTCCAACAAATGAGTAGTCTCCACGTGGCGGGTATTGTCAGGATATTGACCGCCTCTTTTATTTGGTGGGCCCCACGGTAGAGGATTGGAGCCGGTTCGGATACCGTGTAAAAAGGATGGAGATAAGGTCTATAAGGTGCTAATGGAGCCGTTAGATTTGATGACTGGGTAAAATCGGAGAAacgaaagaaaagaaatatgggTTGGAGACAGTGAGGTAGAGTTGACCTTTAACAGCTTTTAACGCAAAAGTCGTATTAAGGGTATGTTTACGTGGGACCCCTTAGGGTTTCTCCTTTACCAGACACCAGAAGCTGCGTCAAAGCCTCGACCCTCAAGTCACATGGGATTCTTCCTTCATTCATCAACCAAAACTATTTTAATTCGCTTTTTTCCtgttccattttctttttctttaaaaaaaataaaagtaaaagtttGAAATTTGTTACAATTATTACCGTTGATAAAAGGAAACCAAAAAGTTTCAACGTTGCTAGATGTGTGTTTGGTTTATTTGACAGGGTCCCACTCAGCCATGCATGGACCTACTCGGTGATGCATATAGCCTATACGGGTAAAGATGCTCGCAAGTGGACATTGACAAAAGCTTTCTTTCTCATTgagtaataaaaaaagagactAAATTTATAGCAATATagaacataaatataataataataataatctagAAACATTATCATTAAAGTCAAACTTTCTTTATTAGTGTTGTTTACTAAGAATATGAACAAATCGAATATATGATTTTGTGCAATATTATCATATAAGTGTTCAATAATGCATATTGCTTAATATCTTTCAATCTTAGTTGACTTTCTAATTGTAGTGGACATCATTTGTAAGAGTTGGGAATCTCATTGTcttattaaagaaaacattTGAGTCTAGTTgatatttactaatttgaaCAAGAGATTTGGACTCAAATATTTGTTCATACTGTAACAGTTTATATGGCTTTACtgatgattttcttttcagagATTAACAGAAAAAAGACTTAAAGAAATAGACGGTTCAGTGCTTTTTTAACTCTTGCTGTGTTTTATTGTATATGGGATTGCGGTGTGAGGGGGGAATCTCGATTTGAACGAACAAACACATGGAGATGAAGAGGGAAAGGAGCAGATGTTATGTAAGACCTTGCAGAGTGGAAGACACAAGGCAAAAGGAAAACGCAGGAGATGACGTGTTCTCTTGGAAATCTTTGACTTATTTTAATGGGAAAAATAGCAACAGCAAAAATAATGGGTTTGGCACAATCATTCACCAACGACTCATCAAAGGAGTCAACCTCCATTTACttttattagtactattatcaAAAACTTTTATCTCCACTAATagggtttctttttatttaatatttgacaCTCCTcgctaaaataaattaataaataactaatattgCTTCTAGTATAATTACCATGTTTAAcagataaataaaagtaattatcatatttaagataatattcttttcttgaCAACTCCGCGAATAGTACCGAGTAAACTTTAAATCCACGACTCGTGAGCTGTTTGAAGCATTGGCAATCTCCTCTAATAGACTTTTTGTAAAGACTACCCACTGCCAAAATTCAAAAGCCAGGGTTTgagtttttcatttctttcccCACTGTTTGAGCAAAATAATAACGACCCAAAAAAAAGACAAACATTaacaacaaaagaataaaataaaatacaacaaGGGTTACCTCAATTTTTGTGGATCTAAAGTGCAGACAGCTGGGGCTACAGCCACCGGAGAAATTGACACAAGGAACGAGTCTGAATTGTTGAAATAGTGTGACTAATTTGAATTACATAATGCATGTGGTGTtggattttatataaataatcagAGCAGTAGATATGGAAATACGTGAAGCTCATTAGTGGAAGATGACTGAAATTTCAAATTGGAAATACGTGTAGCATTGATCCCCGGAGGATTTTCGAGTTAATTTTGTTCAGGTGTGGTTTCTAAATTcataggagtatatttattttttcttgaaaaatcctttaaaaaaagaatggtAGATCgagaatattatttattatgacaGGAGAATGGGTTCTTGGCTTACTTCCATAATTTATGGTAATGTTGGTGAGCAAATTTAGAAAGTCAGCACTTTGCAGTCACAAATCAGGCATGATTAATGCCTATATTTTAAAGTGTAATTCGTTCATAAATTACCCATCTCCATACTTACAATTATTACCTATTGTTAACTAAACAGAAAATGCCTATTTGTATCATCAACTTCTGCAGCAAAATGTACACTTAAGATACATTATTATGGAATATTGATTCtgattgaaaatgaaaaggaagaGTTAGGTGTGTCTGATTTAAATGCTGGGAGCTAGTTGATAATAGTTATCATTTGTATCATCTCTGATCTATTAgcatatttgattttttttttcttttaaattatattattcctataaaataaatgaataacaaGATGACTttctttctaattaattttgatacattttctttttaaaatttgtcacgaaaagattttattaatagttgaatatttatgaaaaggaaattttatatttatgggATTTATATTTGACACCTTACATTTCTAAAATAgcttctaatatatttttcttatatatatatatatatatatatatataaatatatacaatcaagctattaataacaaataatttgttaaatattttagagaaAAGTACCCGATATTAGGAAGGAGCTCATATAACACTTCTCAGtaagaaaatttaaagttttgcttaaaagaattgatttatttaaaagagtGGGAGTAGGTTTGGATGGTCAAATGATAGTGAACAAAATGTTCAATAAATGTGACACTTGTTGTCCTCAGTGCAAGAGCAAAGCTTTAAATTGCCAATGGCCCGTGATAGTTTCATTGATGGGCTGGACTGAATCTGCATCTATCCTAATTCGGTTGTCCTTGTCTATCACTTTCTTCTTCCAGGCCTTTCCTCCCCACCGCACgattattcattttctttctcgtaataaatagaattttgatacttttaatattttaatattaaatattgatacacattttattatttaaaattaatatttatgtttcaATCACCTAGCAATTTTATGTATAgacaaataatattattaagtctacaaaaattttatgttagaAGAGGATATGCAGTGTGCTGATTGGATAAGTTTGTAAATCTAAAACTACCACAAATTGGGTTATTGTCCTCTAGTACTTCAATGTTCAAGTGCCTGTTCTGGCCCATCAAGAGTTACTTCATGGTCCTTGTCAAAATTTAGTTGGATAATTGAGCTTCAATTCGTTTTTGTATGGTTGAAGCAACTCACTATAAAACTTCAATTTGTAAAGCCGCCGAGTAGACagaattagtaaaaattatataattaaaactgCATATGAATCGAacgagaaagaaaaagaatagagaaaaaattgatataattgTGATTCTCTATTAAAAAggaatatgaaataaaagagGATCAAATTCCCTTTATTCTCTTTTAGAcggtaaaattatttatattccaatttcaaatataaaaaatttcaatttagaaagaaaaaactaattaattttttttatttaaattgttacatgataaaaaatttaaaatttaacctGATTATTTAGTATAACCAAAcacaaaaatgtaaatattttttatcttcttcctttcattgttttttcttatctttAGAGTACCTTCCCTTCCATTTCTCTTTTCATTATCAAATATACTGTAAAGTTGCATTGCATGTCaggaaaaacaattaaattaaaattaataaatactttataaatataatatctacCAACTGTCatgtgcatatttattttttattgataaaattcaCGCATAGGCTTATAATcagttttgttattttatgatGTCGAATTACGGCTCCTTTAATATAACATTTTATTGTTTggcataataaaataaactacattagtttcaaaagaaaaatcaactaCATATGGAGGGGAAATAGcctttttaacaaataatagaaaagCTATTCCTTGGCCATGCAACTCCAACCTTCCAAAATATAGTAAGGCacataacatatattttttgtatttgtgCTCGcattatttgataattcttaatatgtacttctttttaaagtaaaaaaaaaaaagatatgaagttataaattatgataaaaaaaattatttcactaTTAAAAGTCTCAACTGATAAAAATTTAGccatc is a genomic window of Ricinus communis isolate WT05 ecotype wild-type chromosome 2, ASM1957865v1, whole genome shotgun sequence containing:
- the LOC8288566 gene encoding probable WRKY transcription factor 7; the protein is MAVELMMGYSGDSFATKLQENAVREAATAGIQSVEEVIKLLQQNQLQQPPQYYSETFSSSSNSSDTNPPSTDNIMAVTDAAVNNFKKVISLLGRTTRTGHARFRRAPVSSPASPTQQEHPKPPQQHQQVQDPGPSAGPLNSQQSEQVSAFRVYQPTPIHRLPPLPNNHHHHHHHHQHQHQQQKAPLLVTKNGFSERSEAAPSINFSNSPSISAATSFMSSLTGETDSLQRSMSSGFQFANPASSVGKPPLSSTSLKRKCNSMDDAALKCGSSSSRCHCSKKRKSRVKRVIRVPAISNKMADIPPDDFSWRKYGQKPIKGSPHPRGYYKCSSMRGCPARKHVERALDDPMMLIVTYEGDHNHSHSTADATAVRVLESS